The Reichenbachiella carrageenanivorans region GCCAAGCCTACAATTCTTAGATCGACGTGCTCGTTTTCTCTGAGATATTCTTTTTGTTTAGCTATTTGCTGAATCAACGTACCTCCCACATTGCCTATACCTACAAGAAACAGGTTGATTCTTTTCTTTTCAGAAAGGAAGAAACTTTCATGTAGTACATTGAGTGATTTTCTTAGGTGTCTTTCTTCGATTACCACCGTGATATTGCGCTCCGACGAACCTTGAGCGATAGCTTTTATGTTTACACCATTTTCACCTAATGCAGCAAACATTTGCCCACTGACGCCTACATGGTCGCGCATTTTATCCCCTACCAAAGCTACTATGGCCAGATTTTCTTCCACCTCTAGTGGATTCAGCTTTGTGTAGACTCAATTCGAATTGAAATTCTTCTTCGATAGCAGCTCTACTTGCTGCTACATCGTTGCCGTCTATCCCTACACAGATCGAATGCTCAGAAGATGCCTGTGTGATAATGATCACATTTACTTTAGCCTCGGAGAGTGCTTTAAACAGCCTAAAAGAAAATTTAGGGATACCTATCATGCCACTACCTGACAAGTTGAGCAAGGCAATATTTTTCACACTCGACAGGCCTTTTACGAATTGCTTCGAGCCATTAGCATCGGCACTAATAGTCGTGCCAGCGTCGTCTGGTCTAAAGGTATTTTTAATCTTGATTGGAATATTCTTATCCAAGGCAGGCTGGATAGTCGGCGGATAGATCACCTTGGCTCCAAAGTGAGAAAGTTCCATGGCTTCTTGATAAGACAGCTTTTCTATCGGGTGTGCAGATGATACTGCTCGTGGATCTGATGTCATCATACCACTCACGTCTGTCCATATTTCGAATGTATCTACATCCAAGGCTGCTGCCAGAATAGCTGCTGTATAGTCAGACCCTCCTCTACCTAGCGTGGTAGGTACGTTGTCGGTGTTGGAAGATACAAAGCCAGGACAAACTACAAGATCAGAAGAAGTTGCAAAAAATTCCTTGATATTTTTATTGGTCGTCTCAAATGCTACAATGGCATTATTAAAGTTGCTATCGGTTTTGATCATTGCGGCACTGTTGCCCCAATCGGTAGTCAAACCCTCTGCATTGAGAAAATCTACGATAATATTAGAAGACAAAATTTCTCCCATGCCTAATACACGATCCAAAGATCTTGGCGATAGTTCCCCAATCAAAAAGATACCTTTCATGATATCCTCTAGGTCATTGAGCAATATTTTAGTTTTGCTCAAAGTGCCTGACTGGTTTTTCACAGGGAGCAATTCCTTTACGGTATCGAGATGTCTGGTTTCTATTTTAGCAAACAGTTCTTGGTATGATTCGTCGCCAGCTGCGGCCAAGTCACTGCACTCATGGAGCAGATTGGTCACGCCCCCGAAGGCAGAAACTACACATACTTGTTTTTCGCTCTTCCCAGCTGATAATATATCCTTTACCACTCTCAGATTATCCGGGGTACCTACGGATGTACCTCCAAATTTCAACACTTTCATTCTTCTAGATTTAAGATTCGAGCGTTAAGCATGCCGCTTAATACTCCTATTTATTTTCTGTATTCCAAACCTTCGCTTACTACAAACTAAACTAGGGTTCGATTTTTAATGATTTACTTTTTCAATGAGTAAATGATTTAACCAAACATTGACTCAATCGTTTGCTTATACCAAATACTGCATCAAGTCTGGTTTTTCATTGAGGTATTCAAAGACGAAGCTTTTGGCTTTCAGTCGTTCGAACAACTCACTCAAACTGTCTTTATTCTGCAGTTCTAAACCAATCAATGCAGGACCATTTTCTCTGCTGTTCTTTTTCGAATACTCGAAATGAACAATATCATCGCCAGGCCCAAGTACCTCTGTCAAAAATTCTCTCAATGCCCCCGCTCGCTGCGGAAAACGAATGATAAAATAATGTTTGATGCCTTCGTATAGCAATGACCTTTCTTTTATCTCTTCTGTCCGAGTAATGTCGTTATTGCTACCACTTACGACACAGACTACGTTCTTGCCTTGGATTTTATCTTTGTAAAAATCCAAAGCTGCCAAACTCAAAGCACCAGCTGGCTCTACTACGATCGCTTCCTGATTGTAGAGCTGCAAGATCATTGTACACACTTTTCCTTCTGGCACAAGCACCAGTTCATCCAATCCGTCTTTGCATATCTCTAGGGTTTTGCTACCTACTTGCTTCACCGCAGCACCATCGATAAAAGTATCGATCTTGTCTAGCATCAGGTTGTTGCCCGCAGCTATAGACTCTTTCATAGCTGGTGCACCAGCAGGCTCTACACCTATGATTTTGGTGTTGGGTGACAAAGTTTTGAAAGCGGTGATCGCTCCAGAGGCTAATCCTCCTCCTCCTATTGGCACAAACAAATAATCTATTGGCCCATCGGCATCTTCCAATATTTCTAAAGCTACTGTTCCTTGTCCTTCTATTACTTTTTCATCGTCGAATGGATGAACAAAGGTGGCTTTATTTTTTTCACAAAAAGCCAATGACTCTCGGTACGAGTCATCGAAAGTATCTCCCGTGAGCACCACATCGACCATATCTTTACCAAACATTCTGACCTGACTGATCTTCTGCTTAGGTGTTACATTGGGCATGAAAATAGTGCCTCGGATACCTAGCTTCTGACAGGAATAGGCTACTCCTTGAGCATGGTTGCCCGCACTAGCGCATACGATACCATTTTTGCTTTCTTCTTCGCTAAGACTTGAGATTTTATTATAAGCGCCACGAATTTTGTACGAACGCACGGCCTGTAGGTCTTCTCTTTTGAATGACACATTGGCGTCGAACCGCTCCGAAAAATTTAAATTTTTCACCAGCGGTGTACGCACCACTACGTTGTTCAATTTCAGCTTTGCAGCCTGTATGCCTTCGTATGTGGGTACTCTTAATTCTGCTTCTAACACTCCCATGATTCTATCTTCTTATGCCACTAATTCTTTTTCCACGTCTGAGGTACAAAATTCGTTGATGGCGTCAGCTATTTTGCTAAAAGTCTCGTGTAGGACTTCTTTATTCTCTTCTAATAGAGTGATTCTGAATCCTCTCAATTCGGACTGAAAGGAAGACAAAGGCACTACGCACACACCTTTTGCGGCCAGTAAATAATACACAAACCGTTTGTCTGGCTCTCCTATACGCTCCACCCATGACTCTGCTAGTTCTTTGACCGCAGGGTCTTTAATTTTCAAGGTTTGCATGTTGTTCAACACGCCATCTTTAAATACTATGGTGTTATAAAACGCTCCGTTGGTCTTATTAAAAGTAACGTAAGGAAGGTCATTCAAATACTGAGAAATGATCTCACTGCGTTCTGCGATTTCCATTCTACGCTCGGCCAAATACTCCTGATATTTGGGATGCTCCTGAATGATTGGCAAAGCCTTTTGTGGCAGCGTAGTTGAGCATACTTCTACCATTTTGGCATTTTCCAAAGTAGCACAATACTTGTTAAATTCCTCGTCTACATGACGGTTGTAAAACTCCATCCAACCACATCTGCTCCCTGGCCATGGGCAATCTTTCGAAATTCCTTTGAGGGCTATACCTGGTACCTCTCCCAATACTTCGGCCAATGCTTTGGTCTTGGTGTCGTTGTAAATGATGTTGGTATAGATTTCATCGCTCGCGATGAAAAGATTAAATTCTTTTGCTATCTCTACGATCTTTAGCAAATACTCTTCTGGGTAGACCATTCCTGTAGGGTTGTCTGGGTTAATGATCAATATCCCTACGATATTCGGATTATACTTCACCTTTAGACGCAAGTCGTCTAGATCTGGATACCAGTTGTTTTCTGGATCGAGATTGTATGTGAGTGGCTCCTTATTGGAATGCGCTGCTTCTAACGCAGAATGCGTAGAATAAGCAGGAGACGGCCCTATTACTCTTGAATAGGGATTCAAAAACTGATACAGTTTGCCGATAGCATCTCCCAGTCCGTTGAAAAACAAGACATCATCAGAGGTGATTTGCACACCTCCTTTTTTATTGTTTTTAGTTGCCAGATATTGTCTGGTTTCTAACACCCCTTTGGAATGACAATACCCATAGGTGCTGTTTTCATTGACTAGGTTGGTCAATATCTCTTTGATCCATGCGGGTACTACTGCATTTTTCAATATAGGGTCTCCAATGTTTTCCCAATAGATCCGCTGGCCGAGTGCTTGTAGTGCTTCGGCTTTCTTGACTATGTCTCTGATTTCATAATCGAGCTGACTGGAACCTTCGTGTAATAGTACTTGGCGCATCTTCTTTAAGTAGTTAATATGCGTATCGAATAGCTAGACCAAAGGCCTAAATATTCGATACACCTATCTCATGTCTATTTTAATAATCTTTTATGCTCAGCTCATTGGATCTGGTCTCTTCCAATTCCTTGATGTATGCTTCCGTTTTACGTTTGGACTTGGAAATGGCTACTCTGCCTGATCTCACAAATTCTAACAAGCCTAACGGCTCCAATTTGCGATACAAATCCTGCGTATCTTCCATATGCCCTGTCTTCTCTATGATGATATGATCTGCTTCAATAACCAAAATCCTTGCGCCATTGTTTCTCACCAATGTCTCAATCTTGTTTCCATTTAGGAATACAGATGTTGGCACTTTGTACAAAGCAAGCTCTTGATAGTAAACTTCATCTTCTTCGTAGACAAAAGCGCCCAAAACATCGATCAGTTTCCTGAACTGCTTCACGCAATTGTCCACCTTATCTTTCGACGTAGTGACTACAATCGTGAAGCGGCTGATGCCTTTGACTTCAGTAGTAGAGACGTTTAAAGAGTCTATGTTTATTTTCCTTCTGGTAAGGATAATTGTCAGGTTATTGAGTAATCCCGCTTTGTCTTCTGTCAAAACGGACATTGTATATTGCTTTTCCACGTTCTTTTCTGTTTTTAAGCTTCCAATTTGATGTTAGACACGGATTCGCCCGTAGGAATCATCGGGAACACATTTCCTTCTTTTTCTACACACACCTCCAATAGATAAGGACCGTCGTGCTCTAGAAACACCTCAATGGCAGTTTCTAGTTCGGCACGTTTATCCACCTTGTTACAAGGAATGCCATAACCTTTAGATATCATTTGAAAATCTGGGTTAGTCATTTCTGTAAAAGAGTATCTACGATCGAAAAATAACTCTTGCCACTGGCGAACCATACCCAAGAAGTTGTTATTCAAAATCAAAACCTTCACCCCTATTTTACTTTGAAAAATGGTTCCTAGTTCCTGAATAGTCATCTGGAATCCTCCGTCTCCGATTACCGCAATCACTTGCTTGTCCAATCGCCCCAGTTTGGCTCCCATAGCTGCTGGCAAGGCAAATCCCATCGTCCCCAATCCTCCCGAAGTCACGTTGCATCGTGTATCTTCGAATTTGTAATAACGGCTAGCAATCATCTGATGCTGTCCTACGTCGGTCACGATTACAGCCTCCCCTTTGGTCTTTTCGGAAATGATACGAATCACTTCAGCCATTTTAACCTCTCCCGAGGTAGGGTGTAGATCTGCCTCTCCCACTTTTTCGAATTCGATGGCATCAAGGGCTCTAAATTCTGCCAACCACTCATCGTGACTGTTTTGCTCTACCTTCTTTTCCAATGCGATCAACGCCGCCTTGGCATCGCATACGATGGCCACGTCAGACTTTACATTTTTATCTACTTCGGCAGGGTCTATTTCGATGTGAATCACTTTGGCCTGTTTGGCATAAGTGTTCAAATCACCAGTCACCCGATCATCGAATCGCATACCAACAGCAATCAACAAATCACATTCGTTGGTTTTTATATTGGGAGCATAATTACCATGCATACCGAGCATTCCTACATATTGTGGGTGCTTATTGGGTACAGCAGACAATCCCAAAAGCGTAGAAGCCATTGGTATTCCTGCTTTTTCAGCCAAGGCGAGCAATTCACTTTGTGCCTTAGAGATCAGTACTCCATGTCCGACCAATAGCATAGGTTTTTTGGCTTCATTGATCAATTGAGCTGCGGCATCCACACTTGCTGATTCCATAACTGGAAACGGATGATAGCTTCTTATTTTAGTACACTTTTCGTATTCAAAATCGAATTCTGAAAACTGTGCATCTTTAGTAATATCTATCAACACAGGCCCTGGTCTACCAGAATTAGCTATATAAAAGGCTCTTGCGATCGCATAAGGGATTTCCTCTGCTTTGGTCACCTGATAATTCCATTTAGTCACAGGCATAGATATGCCCATTACATCAGTTTCCTGAAAAGCATCCGTACCTAACAAATGAGAGGCTACCTGACCCGTAATTGCCACGAGTGGTGTCGAATCGATCTGAGCATCAGCGATTCCTGTAATCAAATTAGTAGCTCCTGGACCAGAAGTAGCAAAGCAGACACCTGTCTTGCCTGTCACACGAGCGTATCCTTGCGCAGCATGCGAAGCGCCTTGTTCGTGACGTACTAAGATGTGATTGAGCTTGTCCATGTACTTGTACAACTCATCGTAGATCGGCATGATGGCTCCGCCCGGATAGCCAAAAATCGTATCCACACCCTCTTCCAACAAACATCTTAAGACGGCCTCAGAGCCGCTAATTCGTTGCGCATTGGTTTTTGGTTTTTCTTCTACTTCTAATGTTGATGTGTTCATTGTAATTAGATTCAAGATTTCAGAATCAAGAATCAAGATAATTTTATGTCTTGATTCTTGTGCCTAGATTCATTTTTGGTTACTCGTCAGTTACACAACCTTGTGAAGCCGACGATACTTGCTTGATATATTTTTTCAAAATTCCTTTAGTAGCCTTATATGCGGGCTGTACCCAAGCAGCTTTCCTAGCTGCCATTTCCTCGTCAGAAATTTTTAAATTCATTTCATTTTTCACTGCATCGATACTGATGATATCACCATCTTTGACAAATGCCAATGGTCCACCTTCTTGCGACTCTGGCGTAACATGCCCTACTACAAAACCGTGTGAACCACCAGAAAATCTTCCATCGGTAATCAAGGCTACGTCTTTGCCCAACCCTGCGCCCATTACGGCACTTGTTGGTTTCAACATTTCAGGCATACCAGGCGCTCCTTTAGGGCCTGATTGTCTGATGACGATTACTTCTCCTTTTTTCACATCTTTGCCTATGCCTTCAATCGCTTCAAATTCGTCGTCGTAGCATCTGGCAGGTCCTTCGAAGTACTCGCCTTCTTTGCCCGTAATCTTGGCAACAGCACCTTCTGGCGCCAAGTTTCCGTACAGAATCTGCAGGTGACCGCTTGGCTTGATTGGATCAGAAAACGAATGAATAATTTTCTGGCCTTCTTTTAATGACGGTCCTTCTTCGATGTTTTCAGCTAAAGTTTTACCTGTTACGGTCATACAGTCGCCATGCAAATAACCTTCGTGCAGCAAGGCCTTCATAACTGCAGGTACTCCACCTACGTAATGGAGATCTTCCATCAAGTATTTTCCACTCGGTTTCAAATCAGCTATAAACGGTGTGCTATCAGATATTCTTTGGAAATCATCTAGTCCAATAGGTACATCTACAGATTTCGCCATAGCGATCAAGTGAAGTACGGCATTGGTAGAGCCTCCCAAGATCATGATCAGTCGAATGGCATTTTCGAATGCTTCCTTGGTCATGATGTCTCTTGGACGCAAGTCCTGCTCCAATAGATGCCTTACTGCTTGACCTACTCTATAAGTCTCTAGTTTCTTGTCCTCGCTCTCAGCAGGGTTAGAAGAGGAAGAAGGCAAGCTCATGCCCATAGCTTCGATAGCCGAAGACATGGTATTGGCGGTGTACATACCTCCACAAGCACCAGGTCCTGGAATCGAGTTTTTGATGATCCCAGCATAGTCTTCATCAGATATGTTATTGGCTAGTTTCTGACCATAAGCCTCAAAAGCCGATACTATATTAAGATCTTCGCCTTTCCATTTCCCAGGTCTTACTGACCCTCCATAAACCATCAAACCTGGTCTGTTCAATCTACCCAAGGCCATGATAGAGCCTGGCATGTTTTTATCACATCCTACTACTGGCACTACTGCATCATAAAACTGTGCATTGACCACTGTCTCTATAGAATCTGCAATAATATCTCTTGAGATCAAGGAATACTTCATGCCTGTTGTTCCGTTGGAAATGCCATCGCTCACTCCGATCGTGTGAAATATCAATCCGACAAGATCAGCTTCGCGAACACCCTTTTTCACTTGATGTGATAGAATGTTGAGATGCATATTGCACGGGTTACCTTCGAATCCAGTGCTTACTATCCCTACTTGCGCTTTACTCATGTCCGCTTCTGTCATTCCTGTAGCATACAATTGCGCTTGTGATGCCGGCTGAGAAGGGTCTTGAGTGATCGTTTTACTGTATTTATTTAAACTCATGTTATTCGGATGTTAGACTCCAGAGGCGAGGCTTAATGTCTCGCTACAATTGATGTCCTATATTTTTATTAATTAACTCTTGTCTTGGTTCTTATTACACTAATGTAAAATCGCTTAGTTCGGCATTGCTCACTCGCTGACGATACATGAGAAACAGGTCATAAGCTACTGTTTCTTTCCAATCGGCTTTAAATTCCATGTCGTCGATCGATGCAATACTCGCTACCTCTGTAGCTGTACCTGTAAAAAAGGCTACTTCTGCTCCTTTCATTTCTTCGGGTTTGAATAGCTTTTCTACTACTGGATACCCCAACTCCATGGCATATTCGATGATGGTAGCTCTAGTGATACCTGGTAAGATATTGCCCAAAGGTGGTGTATAGATCACATCATCTTTTACAAAGAAAAAGTTTTGACCAGACCCTTCGGCTACATAACCGTCAGCGTCTAACATCAATGCTTCGTCGAATCCTTTCCGCTTGGCTTCATTGGAAGCCATGATCGAGTTGGTATAGTTGCCACTTACTTTGGCATCTACAGGGATCGATTTCGGATTAGGTCTTTCAAACGACGAGATCATTACTTTCAGTGCTTCGTCACCCAAGTATGGAGGCCAATCCCAAGCAGCCATCATCACATGTACTTCTCCACAAGAAAGCAGTTTCATATTGGCACCGAGGTATACCAGCGGGCGGATGTAGGCATTGGTCAAGCCGTTTCTATCTAGTAATTCATAAGAGACTTTGACTAACTCATCGACGGACTGAGTGATTTTAATATTCATTCTTTCGGCAGAATACTTTAGTCTTTCAAAATGTTCCTTGGCCTTGAAGATATTGGGTCCTGCTGCACCAGCATAAGAGCGTATCCCTTCGAAGACACCATTTCCATAATGCATGGTCTGGCTAAACAAGTCAACTTTCGCTTCTGATGCCTTTACCCATTGTCCGTCAAGGAAAAGGATCGAGTTGTCGTTGTAATACATAGTCTGTCTCTTTAGTTACTTAATTGATTCGATCATTGTCATAAAAAAAGCCTTACTCGGAGGAGAAAGGCTTTTTAGAATTTTTTAAAGTTCCAATATACCAATCTCACGACATACCAAAAATGGTAATAATCACGACGGCTAAGACGATGACAATAATCGCTATCATTTTTTGGGCTAACATTTGGGTATTAAGCTTCCATGAATAAATTCATTTCGGCGAACGCATAAAAAAAGCGTCATTCTGTTGGGAATGACGCTTTAGATTATCTTTTTAAACTATTGCATATCACTCCCGATCTGAGGTCACTGTGACCTCAATAATAATCGCTAATGCTATGACAATAATGTTCTTCATTTTTGTTGTTCTTTCGAATACCAAAGGTAGAACATTTCGTTTTTACCATCCTAACAATCTTAGCGATTTTTAATACGATTTTATTTAAGCTTCTAATACACTGCGATTTGCACGTATCAACTCCGCTATTTTATCTCCTACTTCTGTAGTCGATTTTGCATTTTCTTTATTCAAGTCTTCTGTCAAAAATCCTTCTTGAACAGCCTGGTTTACCGCAGCCTTGATGGCGTTGCTCTCTTCGATCAAATCGAATGAGTACTCCAATAGCATGGCTGCAGACAAAATGGCTCCGATAGGATTGGCTATGTTTTTGCCTGTAGCCTGAGGGTATGATCCATGAATAGGTTCATAGAGGCCCAAGCCACTACCCATAGACGCAGATGCCAACAACCCTAGTGAACCAGATATCACTGATGCTTCGTCAGTAATGATGTCTCCAAACATATTCTCAGTCAGTACCACGTCGAAATGTGCTGGGTATTGGATGATCTGCATGGCCGCATTGTCTACAAACATAAAATCCAGCTCTACGTCAGGATACTGTGGTGCCATTTCTGTCACTACTTGTCTCCATAGTCGAGACGTAGCCAATACATTGGCCTTGTCTACTAGGGTTAATTTCTTCCTTCTGTTTTGCGCAGATTTGAACGCCAAGTGCGCCACACGCTGAATCTCTGCCTCAGTATAAGTACACGAATCGAATGCGGACTTACCATCTTCTGATCTTCCTCTAGGCTGTCCAAAATATATTCCTCCTGTCAGTTCTCTAAAAACTACAAAGTCAACACCTTTGATTCTTTCTTCTTTTAAAGGAGAAAGAGAAAGCAAAGCTTCGAAGCTAGCCACTGGTCTGACATTGGCAAACAAGCCAAGATTTTTTCTCATTTTCAACAGCCCTTGCTCAGGTCTTACCTTGGCGTTGGGGTCGTTGTCATACTTAGGATGTCCAATGGCTCCAAACAAGATCGCGTCAGAAGACTTACAAACTTCTTCTGTCTCAATTGGGAATGGCTCACCTGTAGCATCGATAGCGATCGCTCCGATTAAAGCCTCTGTCTTTTCGAACGAATGTCCATAAACTTCTTCTACTGCTTCTATGACTTTTACTGCCTGAGCAGTAACCTCTGGTCCTATACCGTCGCCTGATAATATGGCTATATTTTTATTCATGTGTATATGATGTATTTTATTGCACTTGTCACACTCAAAGTCAATTAAGTACTTCGTTCAATTGTGTTTTTCAAATTTCAGCACCGAAGGCAAACAAGTAGCTTTTTCGTTCGCCCATGCATTGAGTGGATGATAAAAACTCACGACTATTAGGGTTTAAAGCTTTGGTTTTTGCTTCTTTTTGACCTGTTTTAGTCTCGTTTGTACTTCTTGCTTTATTTTTCATTTTCTTTTGTTTTAAAAAACCAATTCCTTGGTTTCGTATGCTGCTATCTCATCTGCTTTGCTGATTAGGAAGTCGATATCGTCGAATCCATTGGTCATGCAATGCTTCTTATAAGCTGTAATCTCAAAACTCTCAGCATCGTCGGTTCCTACAATCGAAATGGTTTGTGTAACCAAATCAACCGATACCTCTTGCTTAGGGTCTGCCTCTACTGCCTTAAATATTTTTTGCAAAAAACCTTCCGACACTTGTACTGGCAGCAGGCCATTGTTCAGCGCATTTCCTTTGAAAATATCAGCATAAAAACTAGACACCACAACTCTCAATCCTGAATCGTAAATCGCCCAAGCAGCATGCTCACGACTAGACCCACAACCAAAATTTTTACCCGCTACCAAGATGGTACCGCTGTATTTTGGGTTGTTCAACACAAAGTCTGGGTTGGGTTGATCGTTTTTATCATACCTCCAATCGCGAAACAAGTTGTCGCCAAATCCCTTACGATCTGTAGCTTTCAAAAACCTCGCTGGTATGATCTGGTCTGTATCTATATCTTCCACTGGAAGTGGATATACACTCGATGTTATATTTATAAATTTCTCCATTAGTTCATCAATTCTCTCGCGTCAGAAATATACCCATTGATGGCTGTAGCAGCCGCTGATAGTGGACTGGCTAGCATGGTTCTAGCACCAGGACCTTGTCTTCCTTCAAAGTTTCTGTTGGACGTAGACACACAGTAAGCACCTGCTGGCACTTTGTCTTCGTTCATTGCCAAACAAGCCGAGCATCCTGGCTCTCTTAGCTCAAATCCTGCTTCTTTTAGAATAACATCCAGTCCTTCTGCAATGGCTTGCTGCTCTACTTGCTTTGAGCCTGGTACAATCCATGCTTCAATATGATCGGCTTTCTTACGGCCTTTCACCAAGTCTGCTACTAATCTCAAATCTTCGATTCTTGAGTTGGTACAGCTTCCAATGAATACATAGTCTACTTTTTTTCCTATCAACTTCTGACCTGCTTCCAAGCCCATATAATCCAAAGATTTTTTGAAGTTGTCCGTAGCGTTTCCGTTAGGGTTTGGCACATTATCATTGATTCCGATTCCCATGCCTGGGTTAGTACCATAAGTGATCATAGGATCAATATCCGCCGCATCGAAGCTGTATGCTAAGTCAAACTGAGCACCTTCATCGGTTTTCAAACCTTTCCATTTCTCTACCATTTTGTCATATTCTTCTCCTTTAGGAGCGAATTCACGACCTTTGATATACGCATAGGTAGTC contains the following coding sequences:
- the ilvN gene encoding acetolactate synthase small subunit is translated as MEKQYTMSVLTEDKAGLLNNLTIILTRRKINIDSLNVSTTEVKGISRFTIVVTTSKDKVDNCVKQFRKLIDVLGAFVYEEDEVYYQELALYKVPTSVFLNGNKIETLVRNNGARILVIEADHIIIEKTGHMEDTQDLYRKLEPLGLLEFVRSGRVAISKSKRKTEAYIKELEETRSNELSIKDY
- a CDS encoding branched-chain amino acid transaminase; protein product: MYYNDNSILFLDGQWVKASEAKVDLFSQTMHYGNGVFEGIRSYAGAAGPNIFKAKEHFERLKYSAERMNIKITQSVDELVKVSYELLDRNGLTNAYIRPLVYLGANMKLLSCGEVHVMMAAWDWPPYLGDEALKVMISSFERPNPKSIPVDAKVSGNYTNSIMASNEAKRKGFDEALMLDADGYVAEGSGQNFFFVKDDVIYTPPLGNILPGITRATIIEYAMELGYPVVEKLFKPEEMKGAEVAFFTGTATEVASIASIDDMEFKADWKETVAYDLFLMYRQRVSNAELSDFTLV
- a CDS encoding aspartate kinase, giving the protein MKVLKFGGTSVGTPDNLRVVKDILSAGKSEKQVCVVSAFGGVTNLLHECSDLAAAGDESYQELFAKIETRHLDTVKELLPVKNQSGTLSKTKILLNDLEDIMKGIFLIGELSPRSLDRVLGMGEILSSNIIVDFLNAEGLTTDWGNSAAMIKTDSNFNNAIVAFETTNKNIKEFFATSSDLVVCPGFVSSNTDNVPTTLGRGGSDYTAAILAAALDVDTFEIWTDVSGMMTSDPRAVSSAHPIEKLSYQEAMELSHFGAKVIYPPTIQPALDKNIPIKIKNTFRPDDAGTTISADANGSKQFVKGLSSVKNIALLNLSGSGMIGIPKFSFRLFKALSEAKVNVIIITQASSEHSICVGIDGNDVAASRAAIEEEFQFELSLHKAESTRGGRKSGHSSFGRG
- the ilvA gene encoding threonine ammonia-lyase IlvA: MGVLEAELRVPTYEGIQAAKLKLNNVVVRTPLVKNLNFSERFDANVSFKREDLQAVRSYKIRGAYNKISSLSEEESKNGIVCASAGNHAQGVAYSCQKLGIRGTIFMPNVTPKQKISQVRMFGKDMVDVVLTGDTFDDSYRESLAFCEKNKATFVHPFDDEKVIEGQGTVALEILEDADGPIDYLFVPIGGGGLASGAITAFKTLSPNTKIIGVEPAGAPAMKESIAAGNNLMLDKIDTFIDGAAVKQVGSKTLEICKDGLDELVLVPEGKVCTMILQLYNQEAIVVEPAGALSLAALDFYKDKIQGKNVVCVVSGSNNDITRTEEIKERSLLYEGIKHYFIIRFPQRAGALREFLTEVLGPGDDIVHFEYSKKNSRENGPALIGLELQNKDSLSELFERLKAKSFVFEYLNEKPDLMQYLV
- the ilvD gene encoding dihydroxy-acid dehydratase; translation: MSLNKYSKTITQDPSQPASQAQLYATGMTEADMSKAQVGIVSTGFEGNPCNMHLNILSHQVKKGVREADLVGLIFHTIGVSDGISNGTTGMKYSLISRDIIADSIETVVNAQFYDAVVPVVGCDKNMPGSIMALGRLNRPGLMVYGGSVRPGKWKGEDLNIVSAFEAYGQKLANNISDEDYAGIIKNSIPGPGACGGMYTANTMSSAIEAMGMSLPSSSSNPAESEDKKLETYRVGQAVRHLLEQDLRPRDIMTKEAFENAIRLIMILGGSTNAVLHLIAMAKSVDVPIGLDDFQRISDSTPFIADLKPSGKYLMEDLHYVGGVPAVMKALLHEGYLHGDCMTVTGKTLAENIEEGPSLKEGQKIIHSFSDPIKPSGHLQILYGNLAPEGAVAKITGKEGEYFEGPARCYDDEFEAIEGIGKDVKKGEVIVIRQSGPKGAPGMPEMLKPTSAVMGAGLGKDVALITDGRFSGGSHGFVVGHVTPESQEGGPLAFVKDGDIISIDAVKNEMNLKISDEEMAARKAAWVQPAYKATKGILKKYIKQVSSASQGCVTDE
- a CDS encoding pyridoxal phosphate-dependent aminotransferase, with amino-acid sequence MRQVLLHEGSSQLDYEIRDIVKKAEALQALGQRIYWENIGDPILKNAVVPAWIKEILTNLVNENSTYGYCHSKGVLETRQYLATKNNKKGGVQITSDDVLFFNGLGDAIGKLYQFLNPYSRVIGPSPAYSTHSALEAAHSNKEPLTYNLDPENNWYPDLDDLRLKVKYNPNIVGILIINPDNPTGMVYPEEYLLKIVEIAKEFNLFIASDEIYTNIIYNDTKTKALAEVLGEVPGIALKGISKDCPWPGSRCGWMEFYNRHVDEEFNKYCATLENAKMVEVCSTTLPQKALPIIQEHPKYQEYLAERRMEIAERSEIISQYLNDLPYVTFNKTNGAFYNTIVFKDGVLNNMQTLKIKDPAVKELAESWVERIGEPDKRFVYYLLAAKGVCVVPLSSFQSELRGFRITLLEENKEVLHETFSKIADAINEFCTSDVEKELVA
- the ilvB gene encoding biosynthetic-type acetolactate synthase large subunit is translated as MNTSTLEVEEKPKTNAQRISGSEAVLRCLLEEGVDTIFGYPGGAIMPIYDELYKYMDKLNHILVRHEQGASHAAQGYARVTGKTGVCFATSGPGATNLITGIADAQIDSTPLVAITGQVASHLLGTDAFQETDVMGISMPVTKWNYQVTKAEEIPYAIARAFYIANSGRPGPVLIDITKDAQFSEFDFEYEKCTKIRSYHPFPVMESASVDAAAQLINEAKKPMLLVGHGVLISKAQSELLALAEKAGIPMASTLLGLSAVPNKHPQYVGMLGMHGNYAPNIKTNECDLLIAVGMRFDDRVTGDLNTYAKQAKVIHIEIDPAEVDKNVKSDVAIVCDAKAALIALEKKVEQNSHDEWLAEFRALDAIEFEKVGEADLHPTSGEVKMAEVIRIISEKTKGEAVIVTDVGQHQMIASRYYKFEDTRCNVTSGGLGTMGFALPAAMGAKLGRLDKQVIAVIGDGGFQMTIQELGTIFQSKIGVKVLILNNNFLGMVRQWQELFFDRRYSFTEMTNPDFQMISKGYGIPCNKVDKRAELETAIEVFLEHDGPYLLEVCVEKEGNVFPMIPTGESVSNIKLEA